Within Phycodurus eques isolate BA_2022a chromosome 7, UOR_Pequ_1.1, whole genome shotgun sequence, the genomic segment actcaagtaagagtactgttgctttagaataatatgactcaagtaaaaagtagtcctccaagtaattacttgagtaagagcaagaaagtactcagtgaaaaaaaaactactcaagtactgagtaactagtgagtaacttctgatttatttttacaatcagAGCAggatttatgatttatttatttaaaaaaaaaaaaaactacaaaatctggttgcacaagaaTGCCGTCCCTCTTAAGGACTGGCATGTGGCTGCGTTCAGAAGttacagatcacattcaaagtcatgtttaaggggagtccacacacacctgccaccatttccattttgaagtggaaaaacaacaacaacaacacatgtgcaggccttacagaaacattatttgcttgcccagaagatgcatgtttaacagttacttgtgaccataaaataatGCTAATGTTGCCGTATGCACTGCCAGAACAACAGCAAAAGCTTCCGCAATTTAGTTTTCTTAAGTCAGAAGTcggctgaaatgtccaagttGGGGCAGCgacaaaactacgctgcatgttaaagttgttgtttttcgtagtctgtaacGTATacggctgtcacgactcactttgatcgGCGCGCGAAGCCCAATAGATAACTTTTGCgtgcggacatgtgactttGTTGTGCCGTTTGATTGATGACCTTGAGTCAAAcgtcactgtggtaatcacgaCGGATTATAGCAACGGTGCCCGATACGGAAGTCGAAAGCAGGTCTAAAAATCGATTCCGCATCATTGagaaatgaaagtagcgagtggcatgtagattattgtaacacAGTAAAGGTAAAggtaccgtttcttcttaacataaatactcgagtaaaagtaaaaagtatgcttcattacAACTACTCTAACAAGTCCAATTTATCCAGAACGAGTAGATGTAGCGTGTTCCTAGCCACCTCTGCTTCAAAGTGATGACGCttgagtttgtctttgaagggtcCCTGGAAAATGGTTCTAAAATAACGGCTTTAATCCAAagtggcagacttcctgtgtcttcttGCTCATGATGCCATCTTGAGCTCTCCTCCAATTTCATGTTGCTGTGGGAAACCGATTCCAGGGGGATGAATTTCCAAAGAATTCTTGTGCATGTGATGTTATTGGAGTTTGCGTTTTCTGCCAAGTCATCAAATTTCACCAACATGCTCCACCAAAACTTAACAATGTATCAAAATTTACTGTTGTCCATCTGTCCAGTGTAGGGGCTTCAACATTCGTAGCAATAGGACAAAGTCTCAagaacaaatttgtcttttaaagACGCatggaaatgtccaaattgaCCCTAAactggccgcttcaaaccaaaatggccgacttcctgtgtattttcgggcatggcttcttgagacttttttttgtgggtctaatCGTGGTAGACTTGTCTAtcgaatttcatgttgctaagtcaaactgacttcaggggctgaatttgcAAGACGGTTCGTGTTTTATGGTCAAATTAACCCTATAAGGGGTGTTgggaaccaaaatggccgacttcctgtgccTTTTTGGGCATTTTGTGGGTCCACTCATCATGGACATGTCTAACaattttcatgttgctaagttaaactggcttcgggggctgaattttccccaaaaaatgcctGTCACCACTACTGATTTTAAACTTTTGAATTTGGATGGTTCTGCGAGTAACTTGTTAAAGAGTCCAAAACCAATTTGTCGTGAGAACGGAAAAGTTGAGGTTGTCGTTTTTGCGTGTGCAGGCACCACCGAGCGGGTGTGTCTGGTTCAGGGCACGGTGGAGGCGCTCAACGGCGTCCACGACTTCATCGCAGAGAAAGTACGAGAGATGCCGCAAAGCAGCCAGAAGTCCGAACCCGTCAGCATCCTGCAGCCGCAGACCACCGTCAACCCTGACCGCATCAAACAGGTCAGTGCTAGACTATTTTACTAAGATCCTGGACTATTCTCTGTGTGTAAGGTTTGTATTTATGAAGTCAGACCTCCATCAACcctgacaaaataaaacaggtCTGTTCTCGACTATTCTAGTCTAGTCTAGATTTGTCTATTGTGGTCTAGTCTACTCTAGCCTAGGCTGTTGCATTTCAGTGTAGACTAGTAAATTATTGACGAGTCTTTTGTGTTCCAGTCTATTCGAGACAAATCAATTCTAGTCTATCCTGGCCGAGTCTATTGTAGtctactgtattgtattgttcATCTATTCTATTGTAGTCTATTCGAATGCAGTCTATTGTGTTGTAGTCTATTCTAGTGGACTGTGTTCAGGTGTATTCTAGTCTAGTCCATTGCACTCTAGTCTTATCATAGTCTTACCACGCTAGCCTTGTTCTAGCCTTGTTGTAGCCGATCCTTGTTTATTCTATTCAAGTCAATTGCGTTCCAGTCTCTTATAGTCTATTATATTGTATTCTTTTATCGTCGATTGTGTTCTGCTCTATTCTCTCCAGTCTTTTGTAGTTATGTCTATTTAATTATAGTATGTTCAAGTATAGTCTGTTGTGTTGTAGTCTATTCTAGACTGGTCTATTGTGTTCGAGTCTATTCTTTTCCAGTTTAGTCAATTGTGTTGTAGTTTATTCTAGACTGGTCTATTGTGTTCTTGTGTATACTTTTCGAGTCTAGTCAACTGTGTTGTAGTCTATTCTATACGATTATGTTCGAGTCTGGCCTAATCTAGTCAATTGTGTTCTCGTCTATTCTCCTGTCTGGTAGTCCAGACGATTATGTGTATGAGACGAGTCTAGTGTACTCTGTTCTCTTCTGCGTCTGTGagcctttcccccccccccccccccccccccacaaaaccCCAAATGTGGAGGGCGTTATCAAGGCGTCAAGACTAAGGTCTGGCGGGAAAGCAGGGACAGGaaacaggaaacaggaagtgatgGCAAAGGGAGGAGACTGAGTGCGGAAGATTTGGCGCATGGCGggaaaatgacacacacacacgcacacgcaaagaGAGCCCCTGCTCAAGTTAACAACAATTAGTCTCATTGATCACGAATTTGGCTATTAGCTTTCTCTCTATTAATGAACAATGCTTATCGACTAGTTGGGTCTGGCAGTTTTAGCATCTATTGACAGATCAGGTCTGCCGAAGGGCgttttagacacacacacacacacacagcatctgTATAGTAATTAAAAAGGCGGTTTAGAAATTTGCGGCTAATGATGCTAACGTCAACCCTCAACTAATGAGAAAGAAACTAAAAATAGGCTGATAATTGAGGAAAAAAGCGACTTGCAACAAATCAAGCCACTTTTTGTGGTATTATTGGAGACTTGTGGACACTCTGAGACTCCCTCCAGAGAGTGTCACCTGACGCCATGGTTTGCTAACTTAACCGGCTCCCCCCATTAAGCCAGCCGCCGTAGAGATTGGATTGTACTTCATTGACAAGCCGACCAGTTACACTTAGTCAAATAGTGTAGTGGATCCGTGTGGACACatcgcaaaaaataaaaacaacactacATACTAAAAGCTCATGAGTTTGTTGATGgtttgaatgttaaaaaaaaataataatctaactTGCTACATGCTAACAGCTATTGAGTTTGTCCATGGTTTGAACATTGATTGGTTGATTTGTATTTGTCTCCAACAAGCACAAgcataaacataaaaatgtacTAATAAAAActagatacaaaaataaacatgacaaATCAAAGAAACAACATGCTACATGCTAATTTCCAATGTGGTTGTCAACGGTTTTAACATGTAACGACTAAAACATGCTAGCTGCAAACAGCTATTGAGTTTGGCGATGGTTTGAACTCAAGTGATCCAAGAAACAACAAGCTAGATGCTAAAGGCTAATGAGTCTGTTGACAGTTTAAACATGTAACGAATCAAACATGCTAACAGCTATTGAGTTTCTCGATGGCTTGAATTCAAGTAATCCAAGAAAAGAAACGCTACACGTTAAAGGCAAATGAGTTCGTCGACATTTTGAACATATAATGAATCAAACATGCTACATGCTAACAGCTTATGAGTTTGTCGAAGGTTTGATCATGTAATGAATCTAACATGCTACATGCTAACAGCTAATGTGTTTGTTGAGTGATTCAACATGATTAAGCCAAGAAACAACATGCAAACAACTAATGAATTTGGCGATATCTTGAACACTTATTGAATCAAACACGATATGTGCTAAATGCTAATGAGATTATTAATGATTTGAACATGACTTATCCAAGAAACAacatgctaaatgctaacagctaaccaaaaaaaaaaaaaaaaaaagtatcaaacATCCCAAGTATAAAACATTACATGATACGTGTGAGTGTCTCAAGAATGTGTGCCCTTGCGGTCGAGGTTAAGTCAAAGAATTTGTGCGCCTCGTAAATTATCTCAGTTAGCAGCAGCTGCCGGTCACGGTGGCGGCTGTCGTTAACGAGAGCAGTCGGGGCCCATCAATCACCACGAAACAACACGTACCCCTTTATCACTTTTGTCTCGCCGTCACCGACATCGATGAGAAGAAACTTAAGCCACCACTTGAAATAGACTCAACACTCTattattcgtgtgtgtgtgtgtgcgttcatATAAATAGAGTGACAGAAGGCTTGTCCCTCCATTACAAGCTAAAGATAGCTAACTAGCATTGCTCACCATCTTAACTTTTAGCTGGCTAATGTGAAAAATAGTACAGAGTGACAAGGGGCTTCTCCCTCCATGACAAGGCAAAAACAATTGCTAACTAGCATAGATATTAGCTCACTAaagtagaaaatgaaaaaaaaggtctcatttATTATCCACGTTTTAGCTAAATAATACTAAGAGTGACAAGAGATAGCTAACTAGGCTAGTTCTGAGTGTGCTAAAGTAAAAAATGCCTTGCGACTTTAAAATTGTCTAgctcattttgcacattttggctAAAGACTACCTCCCTCCATTGCAAGCTAAGGCTAACTAGCACGCCTAACTAGCCTAGCTATTAGCTTTCTAAAGTGTCTTACAACATTAAAAATTGTGTAGTTTAGTTCAGTGGTTGTCAAACGTTTTAAGCCAAGTACCACCTAATAAAATACTTAATTCTCCAAGTGCCACcactacggaagcgtattgcattcacttgcatttaaaaaaaaaaaaaatcagcttttCTGAGTAATCTTTTTGagggcttttgttttttttgaatattttttaatgtttttctgagtatctttttctgtttttctgactaattatttttctgtctgaccccccccccgttttatgactattttgcccctgttttttttccgagtcttttctttcctgtttttgtgagtaattctccccccccctgtttttcagactatttttttctgtttttcggactattttttttccctaatgactaataataacaataccatctgTGTGACTCCATGACAGGAGTATCTCtcagtgtcttaaacccatatcaaaataaaacttgatcaaaccaAATAAGCCGAtcatgttgcttactacggagtccgcaaagagtcacttgcagttcgcaggttctcgcgtgttCGATGTctcccgataactcagaaatTGTTTTTCAGAAAAACAGCCGGAAAAAAATgcgtcagaaaaacaggagttttttttttttttttttaaatccaagtgaatgcaatacgccaTGACCAACATCAAAATACATAGTGGAGTATCCATCAAAAACGAGACAGCGGTTTCATTGCTAAAAagtatgtttaatattattgttatcGGCTATTATgcacggtttgaacattaacactgcgcttaaacataagaaaagaaaaagaaaaaacattgacCTAAATAATGATTATATTCAAGAGTGttgtacataaaagttaaataaaattttttacCTAAAtgaaagttttaaaacaaacagttctttaagattaaatgcaaatgtactaaaaagttaaatactgtacaactgaactgtacttgtgATTCTTTGACGTATCCTAGAAGGAGCCCATGTACCACACTTTTACAAGCACCGGTCtctttttatttgacttgttttggcGAAATAGTTCCAATTGACAGAAGGGTTCCATCCCTCCATGACGAACTCGAGATGGCGACCAAGTCATTGGCTGACGAACACCACGTGGGGGGCAGGATTAtgtaaacacaacaaaagattgacttggtTGTTTCGTTTCACAATTGACGGGTGGGCATGCTCTTACCAACTATTTGGATACTAACGTTGAAAGGTAAATTTTCCATAGACTTGTAGACTAAAACATGTTAAGTGTTTAGCGGCGAGCTACTAGCGTCTGCGCTTCTGTTGTGATTTTCACAGCGACTGTTTTTGTCCGTGAAGtcttacacgcacgcacgcacgcacacacacggattTATACTGTTGACCGCAGTCTGGCCACTTCCTATGTCTATTTCCTGTCACCTTTGACCTCAGCCTTGGACACCTGTTTCCTACTTCCTGTTATTGCCTCTGTTGGCACAAGGTccccaaaatgtctgcctcACGTTAAACATGCAGACGTGGACTTTTGCTGGAGaccaatacaaaaatattggatCATTTGTATTTGCAAATTAGACTTATGATTAGTGTGAGCGTCTACATCATTGCGAGtcatgtcatatttgttgcattaatttagggtttttttcccctctaattggtttattaaaatgtatttattcatttttttaacttcatttatgtgataaaataatttgtaatttatttatttaaaataggaAATAAAACATATTAGTAGAAACAAATATATcttacataacattttaaaatactttgtttattttataaaataattggttcattaaAATTGATTTATGTGTTATTCCTTTACTTGATGAACTATTTGgtaaatttttatatttaaaatcagAATATAacatattattaataaatataaaatattcctcatttttttcatacatgTAAATTACatgtacaattacaattacaatatttacttgtatttattcatttggagATAAAGATTTTTAACCCTGTAAACTACTGTGAGTTGCAATTGTGTATGAAAAGCATCTTATGAATCAAGTTTGACTGAttgaaataattggttaattaattacaatgaaattatttatcaataatacaatgttaaaatgagaattaattatttttatgatgaaaagaaactattttgaatCGATGTTtagcaatgttttatttttagacaataattggttcattatttataatgaaattaattatagtcaaatgaaaaacaagaaTTGTTTTCTCtattgaaaataatgtatttgacATATCCTACATACACTTTTGATATCCCCTGATGCCGCACTGCCAATACATACAAAGTGTGTGTGCTTAAAAAATGGTTTCGCGTTTGCAGTTCACACGAGCGCGCACATGCACCAAAGTATGTGGCGAcaggaaaagaacaacaaaacaacaacacgatGTCTGCTAGTAatcacgcacacatacacacgcacactcagGAAGTGTCGGGCCGCTGCCAAGGAAGAAGCCATTTCACTTGGTTGTCCTGTTTCCAGGAGATGtagatgtacatttttttgttttgtttttggtccaatcagattcCAACCTGTATGTGTTGCCATTAGTGCTCGGATTCGCGCCCTAAAATCCCGTTCGCTATTCATATTGACAGTAAAGAAAGACTAGCGAATCGCAATCGaattgttactccttgtactattcgaaataatagtccaacaaatgtgATTATTAGTTCTATTGAACCGGTAAGAGACTACGCTGACACGTTTTGACCGACACATTTTAGCTGCCACGTCTCCACACagaaatgtctttttatttttgttcgcTTACTTCAACTAGGATCCCTCGCCGTACCTTGGCCACGGGTAGAATCCCGGCTCTGTTTTGCCCTCGTCGTCGGTGCCATAAATCCTGGCGGACAGGACCGAGCCAACTTAGCCTGGCGGCTACCTAGCCGTTCTAGCGTTCATCTAGTGTTGAATAAACGTTCTCTTGTTCAGTCTGCTGCGGTCGCCCTAAAGCGATGTGGAATTTTCAGCTTCTGTTGCGGTGCTTCTGTTTATCCGTGCAGCTCATTGGAGTTTCCTTTAGCGGAGCGCTTTATGGAGATCTCAGTGAAGTTGCAATGTGTACAAGCACAGAGGCGatgcgcactaagtcaaaatggcggcaCCCGTGGGCAGCATTGCAGCGCTTGTAAGTAAGTAAGGagtattttattctttaacTCGTTTTGATTCAAATGCAAAAATGGTGATTTGGGATTCGTTTTTCCATTGAGATTCACAAGTGAATCAGAATCCCCACTGATTCGTTCGTAGCCGTCCGTTGCAGTGCGAGTGTgctctgcccagggccttcgcAATCCTTCAGTTGCGCAGGCCCGTGTAACGTAAACGATTAGCAACGGGGCTACGTTTCAAATTCAACTTTGATGAGGTCAGCATTTTTTCCGTCGTCCGATCGGTTGGTCAGAGCGGAACCCGTTCCAGCCACTAGTAGAATCGGAGTTCTTGGAGATAAACGGGAACGTTGCAAAAGTgcgaggaggaggacgaagaggaggaagctCATTAGTACAGAGAACCACACGAATAAAAGATGGAGGATGTGATTGTTAGACAAGAACCAGACGTGGCTTCTGTTTATACGCCCACTTCTTCTtctgcgtacgtgtgtgtgcgcgcgtgtgcgtggcGAATGTGTCAAATCTTTTTCAACTACCTCCCTCAGTGCTTGttacctttattttattttctgttttaatcACTCGCCTTTTGGTACCCCACctcacaaaaaaagttgaagaaCTTGGTTGCTttccatttgatttattttaccaaaatatatttccacaaatttctctttaaattaaaaaatatatacatttcttaattaaaataaaacaatcaaatggaatggaatggaatgcAGGATATGGGAAATGGAATAtctaaatgtttgctttttcctatctatttattttttctatttctattttctattgtttttattatctaTTCTTTAAAGAATACattctaaaataaaattaataatgtaatagtaataataataatagtcatcatgacttacatttttttaaaggaaaaacgAAAAGTGATAtgttccaatttaaaaaataaaacgtgcatacattttttaaaggaaaaaaaaatccttcagaAAATACTGAAATCAAAAGTGTTTTGAACAAAccttgcaaataaaaaaatatgaatcatGAAATGATATAAAAGATATTCACAAAACGTTTACTTAACCTCTACCAAAAGCATTCTGCCTTGCGTGTGCGTGcaagtgtgtgcgcgcatgtacCGGCTGCCTCTCGTCTCAATACGTACTGGagctgtttccatggcaacagtgACCCCctgagtctttttttctttctttctttttttttttaaaccaactcCCCCCCTCAACTCAACAGTGTCCTCTACTCTCTCTcgtcaatgttttgtttttcaccttgttgccatggcgacactGCACCGTCCTCCACATCTCCCGCATCCTCTCTCACTGGCGTTCACGCTCGCTTTCTCGTTCTCGCCGCATTCGAGCGGCGCTTCGCGTCTGGCAGGTGGTACGCGTCCTGTTCAAGGCCGCCAGACGCGCCATcaatatgaaaaacaacaaaaaacagtcacatgTACTCGCATTTTATGAAGTGTGTTCAAATTCcagaaagaaaatgtgttttaaaaattaaaaaaaatggtgttttaaaaattaaaattagttTTGAAGTTGAGTTtgttaatatttattaaaacaacaacgcaCTCActtttgtcaaataaaataaaaaaatattaatatatattatcaatgtgttcaaatatattttaaaaatgatgtgttcaaatttattctttaaaatgtgttcaaatacaaaaaacaccccaaattttcaaatgtatttttaaatataatagtcaaattaaaaacaaaattaactaaaattatttcttttttaaatgtgctcaaattgatttaaaaaagacaatttcttTCTGAAAAGTTGAAATTTAAACTTGTGTTCAAGTTGtgtcaattcaaataaaaaatgaataatattaaTAGCTCGTATTACAGTAAGACGTTCTCACGTTTACTTGAAAAAGTAGGAATAATGTTTCCTAAGCTTCCAACGAGCAGGTGTGAAATTGCATGTAACCGCCATATTTCGAATTTGCGCTTTAGGTCGCGCTGAGCGCTTTCACCAAAATCGCATCGCTGAACGGACGAGACGTCGCAATAATTTaggtttctggcatttcaaaaatcttTACACGAGTAGAAAGGTTCACCACCCCAGCTCACATTTGCCTGCGCGACGCTAGCACAGCTTTGCGCGCTCATTTGCACCCGCCTTTCAGACCCGCAATTTAAAGACGCCAAATCGGGTTCGATAAAACACATCGCGCGTGCTAAATTCGACTATTCGCATACACTCCCGCTGTATCGCGCAAAATGAACGGCAGACGCAATCCGGTTGGACGATCAGCTTCCGCATCCGTCTGCGCGAGCGATCCAGTTTGTGTCCGGTTTAGCAAATCCGGCCCTACGCCTCTGATACGAAGGATTCGTAACGTTTGTTTGTCGTCTTTTCCGGCAGGCCAAGCTGATCGTGCCCAACAGCACGGCGGGCCTGATCATCGGCAAGGGCGGCGCCACCGTCAAGGCGGTGATGGAGCAGTCGGGCGCCTGGGTGCAGCTGTCGCAGAAGCCCGAAGGCATCAACCTGCAGGAGCGCGTGGTCACCATCAGCGGCGAGCCCGAGCAAAACCGCAAGGCGGTCGAGATCATCGTGCAGAAGATCCAAGAGGACCCGCAGAGCTCGTCCTGCCTCAACATCTCCTACTCCAACATCACCGGGCCCGTGGCCAACTCCAACCCCACCGGCTCGCCGTACGCCAACTCGGCCGAGGTCatgccggcggcggcggcggcggcggcgaccgCCTCTTCGCTCCTAGGCCAGGCGGGGCTGGCGGGGGTGGGCGCCTTCCCCACCACCGTGTCCAGCCTGTCGGGCAACGACCTGCTCACCATCACGTCCGCCCTCAACACGCTGGCCAGCTACGGCTACAACACCAACTCTCTGGGGCTCGGGCTCAACCCGGCCGCCGCCTCGGGGGTACTCGCCGCCGTGGCCGCCAACGCCAAcccggccgccgccgccgccgccaacTTGCTGGCATCCTACGCCAGCGACGCGTCCACCAGCGCCGCCCACCAGGCGGCGGGGCTGGGCGGCTTCTCCTTGGGCTCGCTGGCCGCCGCCACCGGGGCCACCAACGGCTACCTGAGCGCCGCTTCGCCCCTGGTGGCGTCCTCGCTGCTGGCCACCGAGAAGCTAGCGGAGAGCGCCAAGGAGGTGGTGGAGATCGCCGTGCCCGAGAACCTGGTGGGCGCCATCCTGGGCAAGGGCGGCAAGACGCTAGTGGAGTATCAGGAGCTGACGGGCGCCCGTATCCAGATCTCCAAGAAGGGCGAGTTCATCCCGGGAACCCGGAACAGGAAGGTGACCATCACCGGATCGCAGGCGGCCACCCAAGCGGCGCAGTACCTGATCAGCCAGAGGATCACCTACGAGCAGGGGGTGCGTGCCACCAACCCCCAGAAGGTGGGCTAACCCACCGTGCCCACGAGGAATCACGAGAgggaagaggagaggagagcgTCCCCACCATataccccacccacccacctcgGCATCGTCTTctcagtacccccccccccccccccccaaaaaaaaagaagtgctgAGACgacaaaaacatgtaaaatgtaaataagttttATTACTTAACGTCTTTATGGACTTTTTATTCCTTTTTGTTGCGTAAATTAAgatgtttgtttggtttgtgtACTGTGGACACGCTGAATGACAGGAAgtaggggaggggaggggaggggaggccccccccccccagcctccTCCCCACCTCCTGCAGGGTTTTTCTTGGTTCAGTTTGCCCCTCCCCCTTTTCGGCCCTCGTGAGGGTTCCACGACTGCAAAGGTGTGCGTGTGACGGAACAAACGCACCCTCTAACCCCGAATCCCGGcccgaaccccccccccccccccccccccccagcccacTCCAAATCTTCCGTcccatgttgatgacatcatgcaGTGAGCGTGATGACATCATCGCTATTTAATCCTATCCAGAGGAgttgaatgtaaatgttttaatttaatgtttttggaCTGCAGATGAATGCTAACGCCACATAGTGTAATATATGTCTTATTTAAGCCGGGTGGGCACCTATGTTTGAGGTCCCCTTGTTAGCGGCccaaccaacccccccccccccccctcaccctaTCCTGACCCGGTTTATCCTCCCTGGCGCCCGCTAACACGTAAAACGGAGTCCCTGCTGGGAAACGCACTTGGGACTAACTACTGAAAAACAGGCGGCGAGGGTGGCAGAGTTCAAAGGTTACTGGCGTGctatttttgtgggtttttttgtgctgtttttttttgtttgtttttttgttttttacagtctGAGTACACTGAATTGTTGTCTTAATGCACTGTGAAGTGAGGGGACGCAACTGGACGACTTTTTTGTATGGCAGGGAACACTGACGAATATGAAATATCAGTTATTATATATGAATATTCCGCTTCAGAAGGCATACGGAGAGCCGGTCGTCAATCGAGAAAGCGGGGGGCGTCGGGAGCGGGGGGCCGACTTTGCCCCCATCAATAGGACTTTCCCCCGCGCCGTCGCgcgtacttccgggtggcaaacGACGCAGCTGCGGGAACCGAACGAGAAAGCGCTGCGATGAAGATCGGAGTCTTCTTCTGCTGTTTGAACGTGCGGCGTGTCAGCGGAAAAGTTGACGTTCCGTGAGGTCGGCGGAACGCCggctgtaatttacatttcaacaggtacGTTGACTCCAAAACGCGCCTGATGCAAACGGAGACGGCGTTCACGTGACCGGCGAGTTAACCCTTTCACTGCCAGACGTTTTCACAGCACAGTTTCCCACTTTGCCGGCCGTTTTCGAGCATCTCTTCGGATTTATTGGCTTCTGGGAGAAGGCGAGCACCAAACtaccgggaaaaaaaagagttgacCCTCTTtcgtttttttgctttttctgttttttttagtcttCAGTAGTACACTGCAAAAAGACAAAATCGTGTCTTATTTATAGTGAAAACATTTGCCGTACTTACTTTAAAGcagttttgaatttttttttttcaagataagaAGCTTGTTTTACGATACAATATTTTAAGAATCTTGAAGAAGAAGTCAATTCTTACTCGttccattggcagatttttggggggaatttattTTCGGGACAAAATGGCTTATTTTAATAAGGTCATTCTGTTCCAGCGTAGAACATGGGTTTGTGTCaccaaaaccacaacaaaacaacattttggggaaaagcCTAAcgtaaatatttgttatttttgtgagaCCTCaaattgtaaaacaacaaaagtagGCAGGAAGGGCTTTTAACAGCAAAATAGTCATTTATTGACAGATATCCAACCAAGAAACGCACGGTGAGCGACGCTGACGCACCGCCCggctcgagttgaacgtcagAAACGACTTGCAAGGCGTTGGCGTTTTTCTCCCTCGTAATTGCCGTGACTTTTCACAAAGATGCCAGgggagaccc encodes:
- the LOC133404911 gene encoding RNA-binding protein Nova-1-like isoform X1, producing MMAGGAVQQNGLFATPHHHGQQPPHMEADPPDSRKRPLETPTEASSTKRTNTGVAFLQPLFESEGIVFPHQDTESHEEGEYFLKVLIPSYAAGSIIGKGGQTIVQLQKETGATIKLSKSKDFYPGTTERVCLVQGTVEALNGVHDFIAEKVREMPQSSQKSEPVSILQPQTTVNPDRIKQAKLIVPNSTAGLIIGKGGATVKAVMEQSGAWVQLSQKPEGINLQERVVTISGEPEQNRKAVEIIVQKIQEDPQSSSCLNISYSNITGPVANSNPTGSPYANSAEVMPAAAAAAATASSLLGQAGLAGVGAFPTTVSSLSGNDLLTITSALNTLASYGYNTNSLGLGLNPAAASGVLAAVAANANPAAAAAANLLASYASDASTSAAHQAAGLGGFSLGSLAAATGATNGYLSAASPLVASSLLATEKLAESAKEVVEIAVPENLVGAILGKGGKTLVEYQELTGARIQISKKGEFIPGTRNRKVTITGSQAATQAAQYLISQRITYEQGVRATNPQKVG
- the LOC133404911 gene encoding RNA-binding protein Nova-1-like isoform X2, encoding MMAGGAVQQNGLFATPHHHGQQPPHMEADPPDSRKRPLETPTEASSTKRTNTGEEGEYFLKVLIPSYAAGSIIGKGGQTIVQLQKETGATIKLSKSKDFYPGTTERVCLVQGTVEALNGVHDFIAEKVREMPQSSQKSEPVSILQPQTTVNPDRIKQAKLIVPNSTAGLIIGKGGATVKAVMEQSGAWVQLSQKPEGINLQERVVTISGEPEQNRKAVEIIVQKIQEDPQSSSCLNISYSNITGPVANSNPTGSPYANSAEVMPAAAAAAATASSLLGQAGLAGVGAFPTTVSSLSGNDLLTITSALNTLASYGYNTNSLGLGLNPAAASGVLAAVAANANPAAAAAANLLASYASDASTSAAHQAAGLGGFSLGSLAAATGATNGYLSAASPLVASSLLATEKLAESAKEVVEIAVPENLVGAILGKGGKTLVEYQELTGARIQISKKGEFIPGTRNRKVTITGSQAATQAAQYLISQRITYEQGVRATNPQKVG
- the LOC133404911 gene encoding RNA-binding protein Nova-1-like isoform X3, which codes for MPQSSQKSEPVSILQPQTTVNPDRIKQAKLIVPNSTAGLIIGKGGATVKAVMEQSGAWVQLSQKPEGINLQERVVTISGEPEQNRKAVEIIVQKIQEDPQSSSCLNISYSNITGPVANSNPTGSPYANSAEVMPAAAAAAATASSLLGQAGLAGVGAFPTTVSSLSGNDLLTITSALNTLASYGYNTNSLGLGLNPAAASGVLAAVAANANPAAAAAANLLASYASDASTSAAHQAAGLGGFSLGSLAAATGATNGYLSAASPLVASSLLATEKLAESAKEVVEIAVPENLVGAILGKGGKTLVEYQELTGARIQISKKGEFIPGTRNRKVTITGSQAATQAAQYLISQRITYEQGVRATNPQKVG